Proteins encoded in a region of the Triticum dicoccoides isolate Atlit2015 ecotype Zavitan chromosome 3A, WEW_v2.0, whole genome shotgun sequence genome:
- the LOC119267721 gene encoding glutaredoxin domain-containing cysteine-rich protein CG12206-like, producing the protein MGCSGSKEVAVAEVAYRPPATSVSLFDISAVEEPWLIAKQNAAAANGDVEADQSDDEYEDDDEEEEEEEEQDAKKPTAGVALPILDKLDGYELAPASWSEVSKALEVIKPTLDSKQTAEPKPAPKKKKKKKKQPAEVQAQPAAPPPTQKEQTSQTPSVGGTVEAAKKDPPPVRPYAHVAEDSDTKKPPPPELTGRRVVKENPFLLRDREAKNADGTAAAPKWRRRDPFEGYPERRPPGASGGGVVLYTTTLRGVRRTFEDCERARAAVETCAEAAGLTVDERDVALHGEYLRELRELLAADEEQGAGVSPPPRLFLMGRYLGGAEACAELVESGKLAEMLRWARARGEACAAKDGRGCEGCGGARFVPCLECGGGCKVVVGGTGGVVERCGRCNENGLMMCPICH; encoded by the coding sequence ATGGGTTGCTCGGGCTCCAAGGAAGTGGCGGTGGCCGAGGTCGCCTACCGCCCTCCGGCCACCAGCGTCTCCCTGTTCGACATCAGCGCCGTCGAGGAGCCGTGGCTCATCGCCAAGCagaacgccgccgccgccaacggcGACGTCGAGGCAGACCAGAGTGATGACGAATACgaagacgacgatgaagaggaagaggaggaggaagagcaggaCGCCAAGAAGCCCACCGCCGGCGTGGCGCTCCCTATCCTCGACAAGCTCGACGGCTACGAGCTCGCGCCGGCGTCGTGGTCCGAGGTGAGCAAGGCCCTTGAAGTCATCAAGCCTACGCTCGACTCCAAGCAAACGGCGGAACCCAAGCCTGCccccaagaagaaaaagaagaagaagaagcagccagCTGAGGTACAGGCCCAGCCGGCGGCGCCGCCGCCAACGCAGAAGGAGCAGACGTCCCAGACGCCGTCTGTTGGCGGCACGGTCGAAGCTGCCAAGAAGGACCCGCCGCCAGTGAGGCCGTACGCGCATGTCGCTGAGGATTCTGACACGAAGAAGCCCCCGCCGCCGGAGCTCACAGGGCGGCGCGTCGTGAAAGAAAACCCCTTCCTGCTGCGGGACCGCGAGGCCAAGAACGCGGACGGGACCGCCGCCGCGCCCAAGTGGCGCCGGAGGGACCCGTTTGAGGGGTATCCGGAGCGACGCCCCCCGGGCGCGAGCGGCGGCGGGGTGGTGCTGTACACGACGACGCTCCGCGGCGTGCGGCGCACGTTCGAGGACTGCGAGCGCGCGCGAGCGGCGGTCGAGACGTGCGCGGAGGCGGCGGGCCTGACCGTGGACGAGCGCGACGTGGCGCTGCATGGGGAGTACCTGCGCGAGCTCCGGGAGCTGCTGGCGGCCGACGAGGAGCAGGGCGCCGGCGTCTCGCCGCCGCCGAGGCTGTTCCTGATGGGGCGGTACCTGGGCGGCGCGGAGGCGTGCGCGGAGCTGGTGGAGAGTGGGAAGCTGGCGGAGATGCTGCGCTGGGCCAGGGCGCGCGGGGAGGCGTGCGCGGCCAAGGACGGCCGCGGCTGCGAGGGGTGCGGCGGGGCGCGGTTCGTGCCGTGCCTGGAGTGCGGCGGCGGGTGCAAGGTGgtggtcggcggcaccggcggcgtGGTcgagaggtgcggcaggtgcaacGAGAACGGCTTGATGATGTGCCCCATCTGCCACTGA
- the LOC119267720 gene encoding KH domain-containing protein HEN4-like isoform X1, with protein MASHAYPSKRPFQKKYSEHNGRAKWQKTKHAPSQQPQLTIQPGVPLIRILCPTEKCGNVIGKGGSIIAKIRQENGVKIRVDEAVPGCDERVIVITTVEKDKEAIHEQGKENDGGTAVSADGEHEKEKDHSKEEKDDSDNAHGKEEQDDAERDDSKEENDDSSVAKTTKLEPERVIPSAMNAVLHVFDRIFITESENGTEDASGQKTPVSFRLLVLDSQVGSLLGIRGSVIKQMSADSGCEIRVSKENLPLCALLKDELCQINGELDSVKKGLNAVAQVLFTHPPRESDVVPVVHPSGSSSRTFDRSDGLPPGMPPNFHLPFQGPSHARGPFDTIDQRPNVAPFSTFPDQRSNIPPCSAFPDALMHGNASVPPEPLTFRLLCSSDKVGSIIGKGGNSIKTIQKDTGCEINILETIPKSDDHIIIISGPAHPGDGISPAQNAILHVQRKITPPTSNKEGPAISRLIVSPNQVGCLLGKGGSIIAEMRKLSKAHIIVLSKDKIPRGVQEIDEVVQITGDSEAIQEALMQITARLRNNLFRDRMASMGPSMQPPFGLLDPQFGAFAGIHESTSPRIYPNASQFHKDFMGRPLDEMSAPWTTKGMQDVGDPMSVSGIPGMAHRGMGGFSGPVHSSRPIITGNIMVPRLVIPALCGHDGGCLNMIREFSGAKITIEEPLADSMDTPVMISGTPDQMHAARSLVQAFVLSEPPAP; from the exons ATGGCTTCGCATGCGTACCCTTCCAAGAGACCATTCCAGAAGAAGTATTCAGAACACAATGGTCGGGCCAAGTGGCAAAAGACAAAACATGCTCCTTCGCAGCAGCCTCAGCTGACAATACAGCCTGGAGTTCCTCTTATCCGCATTCTTTGCCCTACTGAGAAATGTGGGAATGTTATTGGTAAAGGTGGTAGCATCATTGCAAAGATAAGGCAAGAAAACGGAGTGAAAATCCGGGTTGATGAAGCAGTCCCTGGTTGTGATGAGAGAGTTATTGTCATAACTACCGTTGAGAAGGACAAAGAAGCTATCCACGAGCAAGGTAAAGAGAATGATGGTGGTACTGCTGTTTCTGCTGATGGCGAGCATGAGAAGGAGAAAGACCACAGTAAGGAAGAAAAGGATGATTCAGATAATGCCCACGGCAAGGAAGAACAAGATGATGCAGAGAGAGATGACagcaaggaagaaaatgatgattCTTCTGTTGCAAAAACTACAAAGTTGGAGCCAGAGAGGGTAATACCATCAGCAATGAACGCCGTTTTGCATGTCTTTGATAGGATTTTTATAACTGAAAGTGAAAATGGAACTGAAGATGCATCAGGCCAGAAAACTCCTGTTTCTTTCAGATTGTTGGTGCTAGATAGCCAAGTAGGTTCGCTTTTGGGAATTCGAGGTAGTGTGATTAAGCAAATGTCCGCTGATAGTGGCTGTGAAATCCGAGTTTCAAAGGAGAATCTTCCTTTATGTGCTTTACTCAAAGATGAACTTTGTCAG ATTAATGGAGAGCTTGACTCAGTTAAGAAAGGTCTGAATGCAGTGGCTCAAGTGCTCTTTACTCACCCCCCTAGGGAAAGTGATGTAGTTCCTGTTGTTCATCCTTCTGGTTCATCATCACGCACCTTCGATCGCTCAGATGGTCTTCCTCCAGGAATGCCACCTAACTTTCATCTCCCTTTTCAAGGGCCATCCCATGCCAGGGGACCTTTTGATACCATTGACCAAAGGCCAAATGTTGCACCTTTCTCAACTTTTCCTGACCAACGCTCAAACATTCCTCCCTGTTCTGCTTTTCCTGATGCTCTCATGCATGGCAACGCTTCAGTTCCCCCAGAACCTCTCACCTTCAGGCTATTATGTTCAAGTGACAAGGTCGGAAGTATTATAGGGAAGGGTGGAAACAGTATCAAGACTATTCAGAAAGATACAGGTTGTGAAATAAATATTCTTGAGACTATTCCAAAGTCAGAtgatcacatcataatcatctctggACCTGCG CATCCAGGTGATGGCATTTCCCCAGCACAGAATGCAATTTTGCATGTGCAGCGTAAAATTACGCCACCCACCTCTAACAAGGAGGGTCCTGCAATATCTAGGCTGATCGTTTCACCTAACCAAGTTGGCTGCCTCCTTGGCAAAGGTGGCAGTATCATAGCTGAAATGAGGAAGCTGTCAAAAGCCCATATAATAGTGTTGAGCAAAGACAAGATCCCAAGGGGTGTACAAGAAATTGATGAAGTTGTTCAG ATAACCGGGGATTCTGAGGCTATTCAGGAAGCTCTGATGCAGATAACTGCTAGGCTACGTAACAATCTTTTCCGGGACAGAATGGCTTCAATGGGTCCCAGTATGCAGCCACCTTTTGGTTTGCTGGATCCTCAGTTTGGTGCATTTGCGGGAATCCATGAATCTACATCTCCTAGGATTTATCCTAATGCATCTCAGTTTCATAAAGATTTCATGGGACGACCATTGGATGAGATGTCTGCTCCTTGGACCACAAAG GGCATGCAGGATGTTGGTGATCCGATGTCAGTATCTGGCATTCCTGGAATGGCACACAGAGGAATGGGTGGATTTTCAGG ACCTGTTCATTCATCTAGGCCAATCATAACTGGAAATATCATGGTTCCAAGATTAGTTATACCTGCTCTATGTGGGCATGATGGAGGTTGTTTGAATATGATACGTGAG TTTTCAGGAGCTAAGATAACAATCGAGGAACCGCTGGCTGATTCCATGGATACACCTGTTATGATATCTGGCACACCGGATCAGATGCATGCAGCCCGAAGTCTTGTTCAAGCATTTGTTCTAAGTGAACCACCTGCCCCATGA
- the LOC119267720 gene encoding KH domain-containing protein HEN4-like isoform X2: MASHAYPSKRPFQKKYSEHNGRAKWQKTKHAPSQQPQLTIQPGVPLIRILCPTEKCGNVIGKGGSIIAKIRQENGVKIRVDEAVPGCDERVIVITTVEKDKEAIHEQGKENDGGTAVSADGEHEKEKDHSKEEKDDSDNAHGKEEQDDAERDDSKEENDDSSVAKTTKLEPERVIPSAMNAVLHVFDRIFITESENGTEDASGQKTPVSFRLLVLDSQVGSLLGIRGSVIKQMSADSGCEIRVSKENLPLCALLKDELCQINGELDSVKKGLNAVAQVLFTHPPRESDVVPVVHPSGSSSRTFDRSDGLPPGMPPNFHLPFQGPSHARGPFDTIDQRPNVAPFSTFPDQRSNIPPCSAFPDALMHGNASVPPEPLTFRLLCSSDKVGSIIGKGGNSIKTIQKDTGCEINILETIPKSDDHIIIISGPAHPGDGISPAQNAILHVQRKITPPTSNKEGPAISRLIVSPNQVGCLLGKGGSIIAEMRKLSKAHIIVLSKDKIPRGVQEIDEVVQITGDSEAIQEALMQITARLRNNLFRDRMASMGPSMQPPFGLLDPQFGAFAGIHESTSPRIYPNASQFHKDFMGRPLDEMSAPWTTKDVGDPMSVSGIPGMAHRGMGGFSGPVHSSRPIITGNIMVPRLVIPALCGHDGGCLNMIREFSGAKITIEEPLADSMDTPVMISGTPDQMHAARSLVQAFVLSEPPAP; this comes from the exons ATGGCTTCGCATGCGTACCCTTCCAAGAGACCATTCCAGAAGAAGTATTCAGAACACAATGGTCGGGCCAAGTGGCAAAAGACAAAACATGCTCCTTCGCAGCAGCCTCAGCTGACAATACAGCCTGGAGTTCCTCTTATCCGCATTCTTTGCCCTACTGAGAAATGTGGGAATGTTATTGGTAAAGGTGGTAGCATCATTGCAAAGATAAGGCAAGAAAACGGAGTGAAAATCCGGGTTGATGAAGCAGTCCCTGGTTGTGATGAGAGAGTTATTGTCATAACTACCGTTGAGAAGGACAAAGAAGCTATCCACGAGCAAGGTAAAGAGAATGATGGTGGTACTGCTGTTTCTGCTGATGGCGAGCATGAGAAGGAGAAAGACCACAGTAAGGAAGAAAAGGATGATTCAGATAATGCCCACGGCAAGGAAGAACAAGATGATGCAGAGAGAGATGACagcaaggaagaaaatgatgattCTTCTGTTGCAAAAACTACAAAGTTGGAGCCAGAGAGGGTAATACCATCAGCAATGAACGCCGTTTTGCATGTCTTTGATAGGATTTTTATAACTGAAAGTGAAAATGGAACTGAAGATGCATCAGGCCAGAAAACTCCTGTTTCTTTCAGATTGTTGGTGCTAGATAGCCAAGTAGGTTCGCTTTTGGGAATTCGAGGTAGTGTGATTAAGCAAATGTCCGCTGATAGTGGCTGTGAAATCCGAGTTTCAAAGGAGAATCTTCCTTTATGTGCTTTACTCAAAGATGAACTTTGTCAG ATTAATGGAGAGCTTGACTCAGTTAAGAAAGGTCTGAATGCAGTGGCTCAAGTGCTCTTTACTCACCCCCCTAGGGAAAGTGATGTAGTTCCTGTTGTTCATCCTTCTGGTTCATCATCACGCACCTTCGATCGCTCAGATGGTCTTCCTCCAGGAATGCCACCTAACTTTCATCTCCCTTTTCAAGGGCCATCCCATGCCAGGGGACCTTTTGATACCATTGACCAAAGGCCAAATGTTGCACCTTTCTCAACTTTTCCTGACCAACGCTCAAACATTCCTCCCTGTTCTGCTTTTCCTGATGCTCTCATGCATGGCAACGCTTCAGTTCCCCCAGAACCTCTCACCTTCAGGCTATTATGTTCAAGTGACAAGGTCGGAAGTATTATAGGGAAGGGTGGAAACAGTATCAAGACTATTCAGAAAGATACAGGTTGTGAAATAAATATTCTTGAGACTATTCCAAAGTCAGAtgatcacatcataatcatctctggACCTGCG CATCCAGGTGATGGCATTTCCCCAGCACAGAATGCAATTTTGCATGTGCAGCGTAAAATTACGCCACCCACCTCTAACAAGGAGGGTCCTGCAATATCTAGGCTGATCGTTTCACCTAACCAAGTTGGCTGCCTCCTTGGCAAAGGTGGCAGTATCATAGCTGAAATGAGGAAGCTGTCAAAAGCCCATATAATAGTGTTGAGCAAAGACAAGATCCCAAGGGGTGTACAAGAAATTGATGAAGTTGTTCAG ATAACCGGGGATTCTGAGGCTATTCAGGAAGCTCTGATGCAGATAACTGCTAGGCTACGTAACAATCTTTTCCGGGACAGAATGGCTTCAATGGGTCCCAGTATGCAGCCACCTTTTGGTTTGCTGGATCCTCAGTTTGGTGCATTTGCGGGAATCCATGAATCTACATCTCCTAGGATTTATCCTAATGCATCTCAGTTTCATAAAGATTTCATGGGACGACCATTGGATGAGATGTCTGCTCCTTGGACCACAAAG GATGTTGGTGATCCGATGTCAGTATCTGGCATTCCTGGAATGGCACACAGAGGAATGGGTGGATTTTCAGG ACCTGTTCATTCATCTAGGCCAATCATAACTGGAAATATCATGGTTCCAAGATTAGTTATACCTGCTCTATGTGGGCATGATGGAGGTTGTTTGAATATGATACGTGAG TTTTCAGGAGCTAAGATAACAATCGAGGAACCGCTGGCTGATTCCATGGATACACCTGTTATGATATCTGGCACACCGGATCAGATGCATGCAGCCCGAAGTCTTGTTCAAGCATTTGTTCTAAGTGAACCACCTGCCCCATGA